From Rutidosis leptorrhynchoides isolate AG116_Rl617_1_P2 chromosome 3, CSIRO_AGI_Rlap_v1, whole genome shotgun sequence, a single genomic window includes:
- the LOC139896660 gene encoding DExH-box ATP-dependent RNA helicase DExH18, mitochondrial-like yields MATNPAKHLLLVCKSSRFDYLKVRFFSYYNQIYSSPIQPHNRSTQTHQSFCFNHPSLTQLNKPSLLGLHSRVPDLNNKFYCTHGNDNNIIEDDKTRNHVSELKSPGLAHVGAVDPVELYRRLKDGPNSRKIELEELDELKEIFGCFSRSGWASNQALAIYIGASFFPTAAHKFQNFVFKNCGRDIVDHLLSLGPGIEAERFLFPIFVEFCLEQFPDEIKKFRAMISSADLTKPETWFPFARAIKRKIVYHCGPTNSGKTYNALQRFMEAKKGVYCSPLRLLAMEVFDKVNSSGVYCSLLTGQEKKYVPFGNHTACTVEMVSTDELYEVAVIDEIQMMSDLYRGYAWTRALLGIQADEIHLCGDPSVLGIVRKICQETGDELIENHYGRFKPLVVESKTLLGDIRKVRSGDCVVAFSRREIFEVKLAIEKHTNHKCCVIYGALPPETRRHQANLFNEQDNEYDILVASDAVGMGLNLNIRRIVFYSLSKYNGDKILPVPASQVKQIAGRAGRRGSIYPDGLTTTLHLEDLDYLIECLQKPFDDVTKVGLFPFYEQVELFASKIADVTFSQLLQKFGENCRLDGSYFLCKHDHIKKVANMLEKVEGLSLEDRFNFCFAPVNIRDPKAMYHLLRFAQSYSENVPVNLYMGMPKCSARNDTELLDLETKHQVVSMYLWLSNHFKEETFPYVKKAEAMATDIAELLGQSLIKASWKPESRNQGKKSNDKEDGFDRPRSLVKLQEKKRQEKNLHDLEKVTV; encoded by the exons ATGGCAACAAACCCTGCAAAACACCTTCTACTCGTCTGTAAGTCTTCACGATTCGATTATTTAAAAGTTAGATTTTTTTCATATTACAATCAAATTTATTCATCACCCATTCAACCCCATAATCGTTCAACACAAACCCACCAATCTTTTTGCTTTAATCACCCTAGTTTAACCCAATTGAATAAGCCCTCCCTTTTAGGTTTACACTCTAGGGTTCCTGATCTTAATAACAAATTCTATTGTAcccatggtaatgataataatattatcgaAGATGATAAAACACGTAATCATGTATCTGAATTGAAAAGCCCTGGACTTGCACATGTTGGAGCCGTTGATCCTGTAGAACTTTATCGTAGGCTTAAAGATGGACCAAATTCAAGAAAAATAGAGTTAGAAGAGTTGGATGAACTTAAAGAAATTTTTGGGTGTTTTAGCAGATCTGGTTGGGCTTCAAATCAAGCTCTAGCTATATACATTGGTGCTTCTTTTTTCCCAACTGCTGCTCATAAATTTCAAAACTTTGTCTTTAAAAATTGCGGTCGTGATATCGTCGATCACTTGTTGTCATTGGGTCCCGGTATAGAAGCGGAGCGGTTTCTTTTTCCTATATTTGTCGAATTCTGTTTAGAACAGTTCCCTGATGAGATTAAGAAATTTAGGGCTATGATTTCGTCTGCAGACTTAACAAAACCCGAGACATGGTTCCCGTTTGCTAGGGCCATTAAGCGTAAGATTGTATACCATTGTGGCCCAACCAATAGTGGTAAGACTTATAATGCTTTGCAAAGATTTATGGAAGCAAAAAAGGGTGTTTATTGCAGTCCTCTTCGGCTTTTAGCTATGGAAGTTTTTGATAAGGTTAATTCGTCAGGTGTGTATTGTAGTTTACTTACGGGTCAAGAAAAAAAGTATGTTCCTTTCGGGAATCATACTGCTTGCACGGTTGAAATGGTTTCTACGGATGAGTTGTATGAAGTGGCTGTTATTGATGAAATTCAAATGATGTCAGATTTGTATAGAGGGTACGCGTGGACTCGCGCTTTGCTCGGTATACAAGCTGACGAGATACATTTATGTGGGGACCCGAGTGTATTAGGTATCGTTAGAAAAATTTGTCAAGAAACTGGCGATGAATTGATTGAAAACCATTATGGAAGATTCAAACCTTTAGTGGTTGAATCCAAGACTTTATTAGGAGACATTAGAAAAGTTCGTTCGGGTGATTGTGTTGTTGCGTTTTCAAGAAGAGAGATATTTGAAGTAAAACTAGCTATCGAAAAGCACACGAATCATAAATGTTGTGTTATCTACGGTGCATTGCCTCCCGAAACTCGTAGGCACCAAGCTAATTTGTTTAACGAACAAGATAACGAGTATGACATTTTGGTTGCAAGTGATGCAGTCGGAATGGGGTTAAATCTCAATATAAGACGGATTGTTTTTTATAGTCTTTCAAAATACAATGGTGATAAAATCTTGCCCGTACCCGCATCACAAGTGAAGCAAATAGCGGGTCGGGCGGGTCGTAGAGGTAGTATATACCCTGACGGGCTTACAACCACTTTACATTTAGAAGATTTGGATTACTTAATAGAATGTTTACAGAAACCGTTCGATGATGTAACCAAAGTTGGCTTGTTCCCATTTTACGAGCAAGTGGAATTATTTGCTAGTAAAATTGCAGATGTTACTTTTTCCCAATTACTTCAAAAATTCGGTGAAAATTGTCGTTTGGACGGATCATACTTTTTGTGCAAACACGATCACATAAAAAAGGTTGCTAATATGTTGGAGAAAGTAGAAGGATTATCTCTTGAAGACCGTTTTAACTTTTGTTTTGCTCCGGTTAATATTAGGGACCCAAAAGCGATGTATCATTTATTAAGATTTGCTCAATCGTATTCTGAGAACGTACCTGTTAATTTATATATGGGTATGCCAAAATGTTCTGCCCGAAATGATACAGAGTTGTTAGATCTTGAAACTAAGCATCAAGTTGTGTCTATGTATTTATGGCTGTCGAATCATTTTAAGGAGGAAACGTTTCCGTATGTCAAAAAAGCCGAAGCCATGGCAACTGATATTGCAGAGTTATTAGGTCAATCGCTTATTAAAGCGAGCTGGAAACCTGAATCGAGAAATCAAGGGAAAAAGTCAAACGATAAGGAGGATGGTTTTGATAGACCAAGATCTTTGGTTAAGCTGCAAGAAAA GAAAAGGCAAGAAAAGAATTTACATGATCTAGAGAAGGTAACTGTATGA